From Quercus robur chromosome 8, dhQueRobu3.1, whole genome shotgun sequence:
cctgtggtccgaggagccatgcaggacttaggttatgtttaaaacttgtatagatgccataagtcgttaatttcccctaagcctgtggtccgaggagccatgcaagacttaggttctgtttaaaacttgtatagatgccataagttgttaatttcccctaaacctgtggtccgaggagccatgtaggacttaggttctgtttaaaacttgtatagatgtcataagttgttaatttcccctaagcctgtggtccgaggagccatgcaggacttaggttctgtttaaaactcgTATAGATGGAAGTGAACCAACAAATATGTGATGATCACGGGACACAATACAGGCATAGctgttttcattaataataatatcttttcaaattatttacattccatgggcgAGGTACAGTTTTCTCGTCTAGGTCTTCCAGATAATAAGCGCCTATTCCTGCCACTAAGGTGATGCGATATGATCTTTCCCAGTTGGGTCCCAACTTAACCCAGGAAGGGTTCTTGGCACtgccaaaaaattttctcaTCACGAGGTCGCCTGGCCCTAGTGGCCTTAATTTTACATTAGTATCGTACCCCTGCTTTAACTTTTGGTGGTAATAGGCCAATTGGATCAtcgctttttctcttttctcctcgGCTAAATCTAGACTTCTCCCTAGTAACTCGTCATTATTTCTTGGAGTAAAAGTGCTGGATTTCAACGTTGGGAAGCTAGTTTCCAGGGGGAGCacagcctcagccccataagtcatcgaaaaaGGAGTTTCTCCCGTTAACCTTCGCGGCGTGGTTCGGTAGGTCCATAGGACGTGTGGtagttcttccacccatcttccctttgcatcatccagtCTCTTTTTCAgcccgttcactatgaccttattcaCAGCTTTGGCTTGCCCGTTTCCTTGGGGATAGGCTGGAGTGGAATATCGGTTTGTGATTCCAAAGTCACAGCAATATTTCCTGAAagttttactatcaaattgaaggccgTTGTCTGAGATGAGGGTGCGAGGAGTTCCGAAGCGTGTAATgatgtttttccaaatgaacttctttgcatccacgtccctgatgttggctaAAGGCTCAGCCTtaacccatttggtgaagtaatccgtGCCAACTATTAAGTATCGCTTGTTCCCTGCTGCTTTCGGGAAGGGCCGACAATATCTAGACCCCATTGGGCGAATGGCCAAGGACTGGAGAGGGGGTTAAGGACTCCCCttggttggtggatatttgaggcgaatctctggcattgatcgcatttttttgcatattcttgggcctctttCTGCATGCTCGACCACCAGTACCCTGGGGTGAGTGCTCTGTGTGCTAGCGATCTTCCTCCCGTGTGACTCACACAAATTCCCTCATGCAGTTCTTCAAGCAATGACTCTGATGCCTTTGGGTGTACGCATAATAAATATGGCCCAGAGTAGGAGCGCTTGTATAGCTTGTGGTCCTCTAACAACCAAAATCGAGGAACCTTCCTTCGTATCTTCTCGACCTCCAATTTTTCTTCGGGCAATACATCGTCTTTGAGGAAACTcactatgggatccatccagctcggaTTCATTCTGACTTGATGGATTCAAACTGTATccttttttattgtatttgtcTTGCATAAATCCTCAATAAGGATCATTCGTGGTAGATCCTGCGCCGAATatgtggcaagagtggccaacGAATCTGCATGTGTGTTCCCGCTCCTAGAGACATGCGTCAAGTTAAAAAATTCGAAGTCTGATTGCAGGCGTTTGACTTGACCAAGGTACTCCTGCATTCTCGCATCTCTAGCCTCCAACTCGCCCCTCACCTGGCCTATGACCAGTTTGGAGTCCGAGAACGCTTCTATTGCTTTTCTGCCCATTTTTTGCACCATGACCATTCCTTGCAACaaagcctcatactcggcttcattgtttgtagccgagaacccaagtcttaatgacttttcaatgGTAATCCTATCTGGCGATATTAGAACTAGCCCTACCCCAGATCCTTTCTGGTTTGACGCGCCATTAATGTAGACCTTCCATCGTGAGGCTCCTTGTGCAGAGattgtgccaaccgatttttcatccatgttttCCTCCTCCACTACTGCTTCTATAGAGGGTTCAGCAAATTCAGCGACCAGATCCGTGAGGACTTGGCCCTTGACAGAAGTCCGAGGCATGTACTTAATATCGAAAGCCCTTAGAAGCGTACTCCACATGGTGATTCTTCCTGTGTAATCGGCACTTCGGAGCACTGACCGGAGGGGAAGTTGAGTCAGGACAATAACCGTGTGTGCCTGAAAGTAGTGGGGAAGTTTTCGCGTGGCATACATTACTACAAGAATTGCCTTTTCCAGTGGTAAGTAGCGCACTTCAGCTTCATGTAACGATTTACTTACATAGTATACTGGTCGCTATATGCCACTATCAACTCGTATTAATACCAAGCTTACAGCATGAAAGGCCACTGCTATGTATGCGAACAAAACTTCGTCGAcctcagggctagacatgatgggCGGCCGTGACAAGTATTCTTTAAGTTGGAAGGCTAGGGCACAATTCTCGgaccattcaaatcctttccacttgttCATCCAGAGGTAGAAAGGTCGGCATCGATCTGCAGATCGGGAAATGAACCGATTTAATGCTGCGATCATTCCAGTGAGTTTCTGTATTTCTTTTGGGTTTCGAGGAGCTTGTAGGCTATTAATCGCTTTGATTTGGTCCGGGCTTACCTCTATTGCCCTGTGAGTTACCATATAGCCCAGAAATTTACCAGACCCGACGCCAAATGAACACTTAGAAGCATTGAGGCGCAGCTTGTGCTCTCTCAAGATGCCAAAAATGACTTCAAGGTCTTttacgtgctcggacaccactttactttttactatcatatcgtctatgtaaactTCAATAGCCTTGCCTagttgtggttcgaacattctggtcatcatcctttggtaggttgaccctgcattctttaaaccgaaaggcattaccttatagtggtagtttccgaCGGGTGTCATGAACGTTGTTTTTTCCTGATCTTCTAGAGCCAGTGGTATTTAATGATAACCctggaaggcatccaggaagctcattcgggGGTAGCCTACAGTCGCATCTACCAACCGGTCTATCCGAGGCAACAAGAACGAGTCCTTCGGCCACGCCTTGTttaagtctgtgaagtctacgTAGACTCaccacttccccgtcttctttCTTACCACCACTGTATTCGCCAACCACTCGGGgtaaaagacttctttgatagcccctgtcTTTTTCAGCTTCATCACTTCATCCCTAACAGAGTCGGCATGCTCTTTCGACAAGCGccggggtggctgcttctttgGAATAGAAGATGGGTTAACGTTTAGGTAGTGACAAATGAGGTTAGGGTCAACTCCCGaggcatcgtaggcgtcccatgcaaataCATCAACATTCCTTCTCAGAAACCCGATCAGTTCCCCTTTTTCTTAGAGAGGTAATTCCGAGCCGACTTGGAAAAATCTTTCTGGATTATTGTCAACGGCAACCCTTTCTAAACTTTCACATTTTATCTCCTCGGCGAATTCGCCGACTTGTGCTGCCGAGGTGGTTGATTGCTATAAGTTCCTTTTCACAGACACCGAGGATTCTACGCTGGACCGGCGTGAAAAGGCAACTACCATGCATTTCCTAGCCATGGCTTAATCTCCACCAATCTCTTCCACTTGGCCCCCCGACGAGTATTTTACCTTCTGGTGAAGTGTAGAAGAAACGGCTCCCAGGGCGTGGAGCCAAGGTCTGGCTACTATGGCTGTGTAGGGTGAGTAggcgtcgaccacgataaaatccacctccaccacctctgatCTGGTCTGTATGGGCAATCTAATCTACCCTTTTGGTATGACAGTCTTTCCTTCGAAACTTATAAGAGGAGAGTCATAAGCCATTAAGTCCTTAGGCTTTAGGTTCAGGCCCCTGTACAGGTCAGGGTACATCACTTCCACAGCACTGCCCGGGTCCACCAGTACTCTCTTCACGTCGAACCCTCCAATCCTCAATGTAACTACCAAAGCATCGTCATGAGGTTGGATAGTTCCtatcttatcctcatccgagaaccCCAGCACAGGTGAGTTTCcctttttagatcttttggacTCCTTCTCACCATCCTCAATGGGGAGCCGAGCCACAGACAGCACCCCGGAGGGAAAAGAGCCGGTCCTCCCTGGAGCGGCGAGGATGACGTGTATCGTCCCTATGGGAGGTCTCAAAGATACATCTTTCCGAGGCTCTTGAACTGCCTGGCCTGGATGGCCGCTGGATGGGTGTAAAAGGTGGCGTAATTTTCCTTCTCGGACTAACTGATCCAAGTGATTtcatagattcctgcaatcctcggTGGTATGCCCGTGGTCTTGATGAGATAATGACAATACAGGTTCTGGTTGCGCTTTGAAGAGTCTCCGGCCATTTTacttggccatttgaagaaaggttcattttttactttctcCAGAACCTGTTGCaccggctctctgaatacggtATTAACCACTTGTATGTTGGTTTGTCCAGCCTGTCTCGAAAAATCCATTCTCGGCTGGTTACTATTATATCGTTCCGACCTGTAATCGTTCCCTTTGGGAGGGATaatcttctcctttcctttcccttgtAGCTGGTCCTCTTCCACCCTTTTGAATTTGCCAATCCTGTCCATCAGTTGGCTAACGCTGGTGACTGGTTTACCAGTTAGAGATTTCCCTAAACCGTGCTCAGTGGGGAGATCACTTTTGAATGTGCTGATGGCGACGCCATCGTGGTTTTCATCCATCtcgttatacatctcccaatacctGTCCGAATACGCCTTTAAGGTTTCCCCTTCGTGCATAGATAAGGATAATAACGAACTTAGGGGCCAAGGGACTCTGCTATTTGTAATAAAGCGAGAGCAAAAaacttgagtgagctgcttataGGAATCTATGAAGTTCGTCTTCAagctgttgaaccatctcatcgccacgaGTCCTAGGCTGGACGGAAAAACTTTGCACATCAGAGCCTCATTTCGAGAATGGATAGTCATTCtttggttaaactggctcacatgctccacaggGTCTGCTCGGCCATTGTAAATGGTAAACGTAGGTTGATGGAAATACCGTGGTAGTTTAGCCCCTTCTATCCTATGCGCGAAGGGTGATCTGGAGATCTGATCCAGTgctttgttcatggcatcattACCCAAACCCTCAATAGATGGGCTCCTATGCCTCCGTTTAGGGCGTTGCTCCTTTtcgtaggaaaaggtttcacttgggagaGTTCTTGATTTCCGCCTGTAACTAACATCCTCTTCCTCATTAAAGGATGTGTCTGAGCTGGAAAGGGACCGCCTTTACTGTGCACGGCACAACTTCTTTTTCAGGTCGTCTATCTCTCGTTGCATGGCCTGATAGTTATTTCGCCTTTGGGATATGCAACTGCCTACTTGGGAGTGGCTTTGGCTCGTCTGAGTAGTATGTACACTTCCATCTCGGTTCCTCCGTTGCCTAGATTTGGCCCAGGGGCAGGAGGATTATTTTGCCGCTGAGGCCCAATAGGTTCTGTCTACTGAGGGTCAGCTTGGCGTGGATTTTCTTGGTGTGGACCTAATCCTGCCATGCTTAACCATCGTACTTACTAAGActcaagttcttcccacagacggcgccaattgtgggaATACAGTTTGGAGCCCAAACCCCTATCTTGTGAAATTTTGATCcaaaaaagcccaacacaatgaattttgtagagtatgggtcaaagaactaggtttagATAAGTTAAACAGAGGCTTGCATGAGATAAAGGTACACATGGACAAGAACAAAAACCATTACGTTGAAAGATCTCACGGTCTGAGGAGACTAAAAACTTAATTTGTGTATACAAACCAGTATATTAGGGTTTCTTTGCATGCTACAGTATTCTACCTTCCTTTTTCCGTCCCCTTCCTTATGGGGGCTTCTATACATTATATAGGTCCTTCCTTATCATCTAAgttttacacttgttgatcatccaagcctccacttgagcacctatcccatcagacacctctttcagtcctttgtgagttgtggtagccaaggtaacactgttcaggggtcttctccacattaatgcggccaggaaagtagctgtagtgcattcaatgtggtggtggcagtttttgcttagatattttgtgtttccttccttttcacgTATTTAGGGGATGGGCTTCAGTGGCTTGAACGTACCTCCGCTCCGGATTTTCagggtccgaggaggaattcctcctcagaccttttttctttatttcccgTAATAGGCTTAACATGGATCGCCTAAGCCACGTTGCCTCCTCGGACAGGCTGGCATCCTCGGACgagcccaaggcccaactcATTACTTTGGGCCATAGTCCCCACAATACCATTCCCATTATAACCTCATTTGGCCATTCTCGAATTAGCTAATGTCTTcagattgggccataggcccaattcgtACAGCCTTAATAGTACCTCCTGactaactggcccccacaatagtatattattaaaattagatttaaaattttaattgttttttgaaaaaaaaatctagaaacttttggtagtaaattttttaaattaaattgttatttttaaaatttttaaatttattgttttggtaaACTTTGTGatatttagggtttaaatttgaaatcaccccaaactataaaaattatgaaatttatccaagtttttaataaaaatttaatcacTTCGTAAAAGGAGAGTAAAGCCACTTCTCACAAAGAGGATAATCAATTGACACAACTACGACTTCTAGGAATCAAAAACTTGAAATCACCCCCAAAAAGTAGCTAtttaacacaaccaaaaattttaaggcccaatttttattatatattataatatataataatatgatattagaactaaattaaatattaaattaactaTAGCTCATGAATATGTAgctatcttttcttttcctagacatttcattataaataaaaatattacaaccgattattaatatataatttattgattCATAAAATATATTGGACAAgcttaattgtaatttttttttccaattcttAAATAATTGTTTGGGATTcgccaactttttttttttttaggagactatcaataaaaaaaaaaaactaagacaTATATGTAAAAGTAAGATAGAATTTTAAATCTGGGATAGCTTAATTTTATTGGCctatttaacttttttaaaaaaataaataaagtaggtAAAAATATAGTTGTAGTTTTATGAAAAAGTACAACTTAAAAAACTTGTACATtagtttacttaatttttttttagaaacaaacacacacacacaagggaaaaggaaagatattctaacacaaaggcacatacaaatgaaatttaaaactaatttaaaatcttttttattttttcataaatcaTCGActacataattatttttttcttttataaatatgaTAGATTTTGTAAGGACTAGATTTGAGTCTCTAGTCCAAAAGGtggatggacttaggcccaaaaagtccaaaacaataaatttgtaaagagtgagTTGGAAAACTGAGCTCGGATGAATCAAACAACCACTAAAGTGGATTCAGATGACAAGAGAATGAAGATAGACAAGTTTACACTGAAGAAAATTGTtctcggcacaatccgaggagattAGTTCTTATATATCTCTCacaagtttggttacaaatgtaattcttgattgctacagtctTTTGCTCTTAATTTCTCGATCCCCCTCTCTCATTGTTTCATTCCTCTCTTATACTGTCCTCCCCTTTCATCCCTACCCTCCACATGCAGACTAGATGGTtggtgttgatacttgtcccatcagcaccttcctgaagtctttgtatagtagctgtaaggttgaaaaccactgttcaagtatcacttcaacattaatgcggccagaaagttagctgcagagcatttaatacGGTGATAATagctttctccttagatattttaggattcCCCCCTGTCCTATATTTCTGTAATTCTTATCCATATCAACAAAATTTCTTAGAGCGTTCCCCTGAACGGCAGACCACCCCTGCTGACCTCGGCTTTGGTTAGCCAAGGATACATTCATCCTCGGACCACCTTCATGAGCTCTTATGATCAAAACtaaattcttcatttattgACACGGACTTCCCTGGCAATGtctactcctcctcggacgacTACACATCCTCAGATTGGGCCccaggcccaatatatacataaataatgaGCTCCTAAGCCCAAAACCCCTACAGATTTTAATTTATAGCAACGTTCCATGATAATTATTCATTATAATCAAGTCaagatattaattaatttttttgcaatcaAAACTCAAACTCAAGTCCTTCTTATTCATCCTcttaacaaccaaaaaaataaaaatccctcTTACCCAACAATAAGAAATTTTACCACTTAAACTAATTGGAATCCATAATCATTAATAATGTcgaaaaatcaaatttgggtGTGGAAATTTCAACGAATTCggaggttttgtttaaaaccttGCGGACACACCAAAATAGCCTGGAAATTAGATATCTTCGCTCTTAAGCTAAGGGAAACCCATCAAAATCAAAAGCTTCAGGAGGCAAATTTGATTAAGAGTACCTACTTCAATAAATATTGGAAGCTGTAATCTGATGGAACTGTGAAGTCTGAACTGTATCCCAACAAGAAATGGGATTCGGTTATTCGGTAGCAACTCATTTATTCATTGCACGGCTAAACGCTaatgcctatatatatatatatatatat
This genomic window contains:
- the LOC126696281 gene encoding uncharacterized protein LOC126696281; this translates as MDENHDGVAISTFKSDLPTEHGLGKSLTGKPVTSVSQLMDRIGKFKRVEEDQLQGKGKEKIIPPKGNDYRSERYNSNQPRMDFSRQAGQTNIQVVNTVFREPVQQVLEKVKNEPFFKWPSKMAGDSSKRNQNLYCHYLIKTTGIPPRIAGIYEITWIRTIHVILAAPGRTGSFPSGVLSVARLPIEDGEKESKRSKKGNSPVLGFSDEDKIGTIQPHDDALVVTLRIGGFDVKRVLVDPGSAVEVMYPDLYRGLNLKPKDLMAYDSPLISFEGKTVIPKG